A window of Candidatus Omnitrophota bacterium genomic DNA:
ATTGATTTTTCCGGAAATTCACTACGATGCCATTCCCAAAGTTCAGGGAATGGATATCGTCATCGTCACCACGGCCAAAACGGATGAAGAGGCCTTGACCCTGTTGAAATTGTTCGGAATGCCGTTCCGTAATTAACAAAGGAGTTTGGCATGGCGAAGAAGAGCATGATTTACAAGGCTTCACAGCCGCAAAAATTTAAAGTAAGAGAATATACGCGCTGCAAACGTTGCGGACGGGCGCGAAGCGTCTATCGCCGCTTCAAACTCTGCCGCCTTTGTCTGCGTCAACTGGCCCTGGAAGGCTATATTCCTGGAATGACCAAATCGAGTTGGTAACTCGT
This region includes:
- a CDS encoding type Z 30S ribosomal protein S14 — protein: MAKKSMIYKASQPQKFKVREYTRCKRCGRARSVYRRFKLCRLCLRQLALEGYIPGMTKSSW